A window of Diabrotica virgifera virgifera chromosome 9, PGI_DIABVI_V3a contains these coding sequences:
- the LOC126891368 gene encoding uncharacterized protein LOC126891368, whose product MLLAIAFIPVNNIIECFENLKDDAPLLVLPLFVYFREQWLETIDPTLWNMYGIRRRTNNDVEGWHNRFSRLIGKYHPNIYQFVEKLLAEQATTTLQQIRGGQNVGNNNKIYLQINNRITRLQEQFDDGDINVYEYLSKVSYNISNPIAL is encoded by the coding sequence ATGTTGCTGGCTATTGCATTCATTCCAGTCAATAATATTATTGAATGCTTTGAAAATTTAAAAGATGATGCTCCATTGCTAGTATTACCTCTATTTGTCTACTTTCGTGAACAATGGTTGGAAACCATCGATCCGACTTTATGGAATATGTATGGGATTAGAAGGCGAACTAATAACGATGTGGAAGGATGGCATAACCGTTTTTCTAGGTTGATTGGAAAATACCATCCGAATATTTATCAATTTGTTGAAAAACTCCTTGCTGAACAAGCAACCACAACCTTACAACAGATTCGAGGCGGCCAAAATGTAGGCAACAACAATAAAATCTATCTTCAAATAAATAATAGGATTACTAGATTACAAGAACAATTTGACGATGGCGATATAAACGTCTATGAATATCTTAGTAAAGTCTCTTACAATATTAGTAATCCTATTGCTTTGTAA